The stretch of DNA gtgtgtgtgtgtgtgttggaaggacacagagagaaatggagagacagactgagtgaaatagtaaatgtgtgtgtgtgtgtgtttgtgtgtctgtatgtgtttgtgtgtgtgtgttgtttgtgtgtggtcagtTCCAAATCTTGAGGAAGCTATCCCAAGATCCGGTGCTCACCGCCATGCCATCTTCTGTAACACCCAGACAACTGACACGATTGTCATGACCCGCCAACACACCTGGCAGGGAGAACAATAGAGATGGAtggattagcattagcattagcattagctttagCACTCTCAAAAAAGATTAACAAAAGCTCAAATCATTTCAATCTTCTTTCTTTGAGTGACGCCACCAAACCTGCTCGGTCGCCCTTCATCGCGTCCCAGATGTTGCAGTTGAAGTCGTCGTAGCCGGCGAGCAGCAGGCGTCCGGAGCGGGAGAAGGCCACCGAGGTGATGCCGCAGATGATGTTGTCGTGGGAATAGAGGCCAAGCTCCTGGTCGGCCCGCAAGTCGAACAGACGACAGGTGGCGTCATCTGATCCTGTGGCAAACGCACTGCCGCTCGGGAAGAACTAGGAGACCCGGAGGAAGtggaagggatagagagatggatgggattttaaaagagagcgggagaaataAGTGGAAAACGCCAGGCAATAGGCAAACACAGATTTAGTCACATTTTTACTGAATTTCTACATTCAAGTGTTTAGGTTGTTAAGGTGATGgcagccacactcacacagacggcGTTGATGTCAGACTCGTGGCCGGTGAACGTCTGCCTGCACATGCTGTCCCGGATGTCCCAGAGCTTGATGGAGGCATCGCATGCGCCAGAGATGAACAAGCGGGAGTCGGGTGCCAGGGACAGACTCATGACGTCTCCGCTATGACCGGAGAACACGGTAGTCTGCTGCCCAGTCTCTatatcccacaatgcactgcaaaACACATACATCAGGAAGACGTCtttagctgcacacacacattagtataGTTACATCTAGAACACGACTACTTATACATGTATCTTATACATACAGGAATAAAGATTTACTTTGAgaaattattattcatttttagATTAATCTCAACTCCAGATAAGTAGAGAACCACGAGAACTACAGATGAATTAATCAATAATCAGTGATCAAGAATATCCTACGTTTTTGGTTTCGTCAGACATTTAGATTTTTCCACTTTTTCCTATTCTTTTCCTTGGATAGTATTCTCAGCTGGTGTGCTGGGCTTTTTGAGTTAATTATAAATTGATTGAACTGATTAGCATCATTCCAATTTTTATTGAATAATGAAATCGTAATTTGAATTGAGAAtatagcgtgtgtgtgatgaatactGTACATAATTGCTATTAATATAGTTACATGTTGAACTAGTAAGGGTGCACCCACAgccatatttataaatatatatttgattGAATCCCTTTACTGTTGATATTTAACTGTATAGGAATATCATTTCTAAGTTTCCTTAAATGAttccttttattttatttatactaTATAGACAGATATTAGTAAACTCTGAACAGACTATTGTAACTACTGAATAAGTTCattgaaaatataaatacaccCTTCTCTTTTAACTTTACAACACTGTTTGGTCCAAAAGCCTATTGAATCAGGTATAACTGAGGTACATGCCCcttacacacagagtcacataGAGTCACATAAGGCTCCATAAAGAAcatttggtgaataaacagcatttgaCATAAGGCAAGGATGTCATCAGTGCTACTATCAGGAGGTAAACAAAGCCATATCATGTATTCTGAAACATCAAGCTGTAAGGGCTTATACTATGACATCGTAACGCTTTATGAatatgagtgcagtcattactaTGTTATATAGACTTATGTCAATCATTATGTGACAGTATGAATACTTCATAACCCTTTATGAAactgtttataatgctttatggataatgggtttaagtaaagtgttatcAAAGTAATACATGTGTATGGGTTTATataaaaagcacaaaaaaaaatgatatgtttTATGAGAGTTGTTTATGGTAAAATAGTGGACTGACCAGGTTGTATCTCCTGAACTTGTGATGATTTGATTGTCATCAATGAAACGACAGCAGGATAGGTAACCTGGAAACAAAGGCAGGCAGGTTGATTAATGATTAATAGGGAAAGCAAGAGCAGGTCTTTGACATTTGACAGATGGTGACAGATCATGCTAAACCAACACAGGGAACTGATGCCAACAGGCACATGTGCTAACATTAGACACAAAAGGGAGACCTGAGCTTCTCTGTTCTAATTTGGAACATTTACACAGAATGAATGCAGTTCAACGTGCACTGCATGCTGGGAGATCCCCACAGTCCATCACTTCCATAATGCGGAAGCTTCGCTAACCCCCATGCACTGTACGAAATATTATGAGAAGTTCCGACTATACTGTCGATGGGAATAACGGACAATAATGCAGGTGCAGGTTACCTGTGTGGCCAGGTAGTTCTCGGCTGACGCGGACATTGCCCTCGCGGGTCTTCAGGCTGTAGATGGAGCAGATGTTGTCCAGCCCCCCGCAAGCTACGAAGTTCCCAGAGGGAGCGTAGGCACACGTCATCACCCAGGACGAGCGCAGGGGGATGGCATGCAtctgagggaggaggggggcgacgtgagagagagtgagagctttacatttacatttacatttagtcatttagcagacgcttttgtccaaagcgacgtacaagggagagaatattcaagctacgagcaatagaacctggtgtaacaataaataaatactactttacataagaaatataacaaaatgaaataaaaaagaaagaaagaagagcagaaatgtaactgctgtaattgcaagttacgcactagtcgaagtgccagttaggacaggaagtgctctctgaagagttgggtcttcaagagcttcttgatGACCATACACATATAAAGGAGACGCAGAGTGGGATCGGGCACCATAATCTCAGGTTATTGGCAAAAGTGATGCCAACAGGACTGCTCTTTAATGAATTGCCACTCTCAAACTTGACAACAATGTATGCAGTCTGCAAAGGTTACTCTACAACAGTGTGTTTTTGATAGAACATAGGACGTGTGAGAACAGGAAGCTATAGAAAATTGAAAATAGAAAACTGCTCAGGTCATCATATCATACACCAAATTTGTCAGACGTAAGTATTTTATAATACCTACAATATTTACAAttagtttatttttaaaagaatCTTAGGTTTTTAAATCTCACAATACTCACTTTCCAAATGCTCGGACAGCACAGTGTTCCTAGTGAGTGAAATTACCTTATTAGTGGTGTAGCTGTCCCAGATAATCAGTTTGCCATCTTGAGATGCACTGACCAGGAGCCTTGGGGACAGAGGAAACATTTACATCAGCCGTGTGAAGACAAGCTCTCCCCCTAGTGGTCACACGAAGCACATGCAATGGCTCCAATGTCTTCCCATCATATCAGTTACACCTAAAATGGGGATGTGCTTCTGAAGAGGGAGCTGAAGGTTGTGGTGTCCTTTTCAGACCTAAACTCTGCTTTCTGTATTTGAGAGGTCTTGCAGACCGTATCAGTGGCAGTCTTGAGCATTAGGGTTGACACGCCCTATCCTCCATTTCTAGGAATTGTCACATTTTCATTACTGACCAGAGCACATTACCACAGGCCTACACATCACAGCACCTATAAAAAGAAATGTCATGAACTATAAAACACGCTTCCTGGTCTAAATTGGTCTAACATGCAACACagccacaaaaacaacaattagGGACTAATCCTTCACATCAAGCCCTAATTTAAGCATCTGATAGGaaaccacagcaacaacaacattttACATCTGGTAGGAAAGATCTGTGAGGTACACAGATGTGTTGATAGAATTACCAGCATAAGGATGGGCCATTTTGGGATAGGTCAAAATATATAATTCGCTATAATTGACCATCTATCATACAAACATGTGATTTCAAGGCCAACCCATCATCTAACCGACACTTTAACATGACCCTGACCATAATTCCAAATCTAAATGTATTTGCATTAATAACAGTGTGCAAACAGAGCCTACACATTGGCTGTTTATTTACGGTGAGtcattcaaataaaacatttgtataCGAGGCCTGGGTATTACTTGCCACTCGTTacccacatatatacacatgcatgtatgtatgcgtgcgtATATATGGATGACTAACGCGTACAAGACACAAATGCAGGCGGAGTAGCCTTGCTGCACATTTTCAGAGAAATACATGCACAGCCTGTTTTGAGTCGAGAGCGTCATAAAAAGAAAGGtcgagagcctgtgtgtgttcaccttgaGTCAGTGCCCCAGTGCATGGCATAGATCTTAGCCAGGTGCCCACGGAGAGTACGCCTCGTCCGCATCTGAATGCGCCCAACGGGGTCCAGACCTGCCGTTATCTGTCGAagcgatgcacacacacacacacacacacacacacaagcatgcacacataaaccacGTGAGCAGTAAACAAGCAGACAATCGTCATAGTTACTACACTACACACCAACAAGGAAAAGAGGAAAGCAACTAGCAGTGAGTGGTGCTTCACTGATAACTATGACACCACACTTAAAAGGTACTAATAGCTTTCAAAACTCCATACATCCATGTCGTGATAGTCAAATATATACTGCTGACAGATGGGAGGGCATCTTGTCAATGCGTAGTTGACACCACTAAAAGTCATTAGCGTACTTAAGTGATCAACATTAGATCAAGCATAGTGTGATCATGATTGACATTTGGGTATTATGCATTCTCAACTGAGAAGTCAGGCTTCCACGTACAAGATGAGAATGCTTATCCACAGACTAACTGGATCAGATTTGGACCTTgtagccaaaaaaaaaaaaacccatagGTATTTTTGGGCCTTACAGTTTTAGCACAGTTCTTCTTTGTGAGAAAGCTTATTGGTGAGGGTTCTGTGTGGggaatgtgaatgtgagctCCGGTGCTGTGTCTGCACCTTACCTGAGTAAGGGTGGAGTCTCCGCATGCTTTCCTTGCATCCTGCCACAGAAACAGATCAAAACAGAACCTGAGACATTGACAGCTTGTGCCTAGTGTCTGTCCAACACCACAAATGAACTTGAAGAGATACCGTTAAAAcgttaaaacaaacaaacaaacaaacaaacaaacacactgtcaatACATGTATAAACACAGTCATCTCACTCTGATCTGGTTCCTCAGTTGCTCTGCCTCCTGCCGTAGCTGCTCCAGCTCGCTCATGGTGGATTCCCCCGGCCCGCTCGCTCACCCTCTGCCTCTCGGCCACCTGCAAGAGACACAGAGCACGACACACCGACCACACCAGTgagaaccctctctctctctctctcagcccagtACAGGCACAGCCGAACAGCATAGGGTTGAGTGTCACCTTCAGGGTGAGAACCAATAAAAGTGAACCTAGAAACAAGATGGCCTGACCGACCACGCCTCACTGAATGACCACGTTACTGTGATTTCTCCAGCATTGCTCTACAATGGGCTTTTTTTGTTCTATTTGAATATTAAGAATTGATATTCATTTCATTAGCATTTATTGTATGCAGTTCCCTCAATGAGCTCTAAAACAGACTGATTTGCTAGAGAGCAGGAGCTATGGTGTTGATGTACAGCAGAAGGCATAAGGCAGTACTCCAGGGAGCTCAGCTAATGCCTTATTTATGCTCGCATTCATAGCAAGCCACTGCCGCTTCATTGTTCAAAAGTCCCACACAAGCGCAGGACACAGGAAAGGTCAGCATACTCAACcacagattattattattattattattattattattgtctcaTTCTTTGCCTTCTCTTCAAATTacccaaagacaaacaaacctATTTTCCACTGTTCTGTGAACTAAAACATTTGTAGGTAAATACTTTCAAATATTTTAGACAACAGTTAAGTAACAGTTAAATAAGATTCTGTGATCAGCCCATACTGTATTCagtctcatattgtgttaaattGCTCCTATCTGTATTATGCATCAGAAAATGGTATTAGTCTTAGTATCTGTGGGACATAATCTGTAATACCATGTAATCTGGGTGGAGAGCATCATGTAATGGGTTTTGTGGTCCATGACCTACTGCACTTTACAGAGAAACAAGATTAGGATTATGGCAAGTAGCAATCAAAAGGGTGTTTTTGCTTGTggcttccgtgtgtgtgtgtgtgtgtgtgtgtgtgtgtttgtgtgtgtctcttgaatGCATTATTTAAACCTCATTAATTGAACATGATCATCTCCACTGAGTCGAAATAGGATTTTCAGATCATTGCAATAAACAAAAAGGCAGATAGACATAATGCAATACAGCAAATTAGGAAAAATGAAGGCGGAGTAGatagcattcaagtattgtacaAGTCCACGAAGAACCCTGCAGTGCTAGTCGGAGGAAAAGAACACATTCAAATTGCGTTACATAaatagaaatattttttttcacatttgtgGGTGTATTCAAATAGGCCATAACCTCATTTAAACCCATGACAGGCTGCCCTGATACGGACAGTGGGTATTTGCATCCCGTGGACAGTTATATCTAGTGAAGGTCGCATTCGAGTTTGCATAGGGACTTTGTGCAACTATAAGGAGGCCTCTTACGAAGGAGGAATGTGAAGGTAAAACCACCAGGAGGCTGCCTCCTGTGAGGGAAGGTCGTACTTGCAAAGGACCTTACATCACGAGAGATGGCAATGGATGTGTTCCCTTCACATGAAAGCCTAAATGGTGTCCGATGAGAATTTAGTTATCACAcctatacactctctctctcacacacacacacacacacacacacacacacacacacacgggcggtATTTCGGTTTAATAGTTGTCTGTATTATTACGCCACCGCATGAATTTTGCAATAATGTCAATACcgggatatttttttaaagcatgaaTTAAAGCATTAGAATTTCCCATAATTTCGTCTATTAGAGAATTCCACATCAGTTGCAGGTAGTCTGCTTAAATCTCTTGCCACCAATTACCAAGTGAGATAGCTAGGTAACCATCAAACTGATAAATAATCTGATTAATTAAGAACAATGTCCAGTTTTGAAATCGAATGGATGTAAAATTTTGACGCTGTTTGAGTCTGTAAACAATGGGAAGCTCGACAAAATTCCTAACACCCCCACGCAGTAGCATAGGTATGTCTCctaaatagtaataataagtTAATGCCGTAACCTACCCTAGGACATCCATCAAGCTGGAAAACGTCAACAGGCCGGTGTTCCTAGCTAAGAACTTCGAGGGCCGATGTctgcttttattatttttaagttttagtttcctgttttttgttatttcagTCATAGAGAGTAAATTGCTCTAGTAATTAGGGGCCTCGTCGTTATTGTTACCTCCACCAAAGAGGTTATGTTTTCGGTGCCGTTTGTGTCTGTAAGAaggattacgcaaaaactaTCTgcccgattttcatgaaacttggtggaaaggtgtagcatggaccaaggaagaacccattaaATCTTGCTACTGGAAAGATCAAATAGTGTAATGTTGAGCAGGATTTACATCCAGGTTTCCCTGACTTCTCTGCCATCTACTGCGACACAAGAAACACCGCACTAAATGGGAAAGCACACAAGGGAGGTCTAATCTCAACATAAAACATTGGTAAAGGGTGGACAAATACTCAAACTACACCGGATCCAACACACAGGCAGCAAAAAGCATGCCCCTTCTGCGTCGGTCAGTGCAGTGGACTGGCGATGATGAAAAGGCTCTGATGAAGCGTCGGTAGTATGACGCCAGCCCCAGGAAGCTCCACGGATCTCCATTGTTGCAGGGAGAGGCCAGAGGCCAGaggccactctctctccactgctacTCTTGCTGGATCAGTGGCCACCCCTCCAGAGCTGATGACATAGCCCAGGATTGCGGTCTCTCGCCAAAACAGATTACACTTCCTCAGGTACGGATGCTGACCAGCTCGGTAAATAGCATAGAAGACTTCACTCAGGTTAGCCAGGGCGTTCTCGAAGTCTGCAGCTTGGACAAGAAGGTCATCTAGGTAGACCACACAGCAGTTACGAGGAACACCAGCCAGGACTCTCTCCATCAGGCACTCAAAAATGGCTGGTCCATTGCAGAGCCCAAAAGGAAGCACTCTGAACTGCCAGAGCCCCAGGCCAATGGAGCGGGTTTTCTTTAGGTATGCCTCTGGCGTCAGCTCCACCTGCCAGTGGCCACTGCGGAGGTTGATGGAGCTGAACCGGTGGGAACCCACAACGTAGTCGAGGGCATCATCGATATGTGGCAGCAGGTAGAAGTCTTCGCGGGTGACTTCGTTGAGGTGGCAGTAGTCGACACAGAATTGCCAGGTACCATTTTTCATATTGACCAGGACTGCTGATGGGCGTGATGATGACTCCTGTCTCCACCATCTCTTGAATCTCTTGAAACCCTCTTGGCTAAGGGGCAGCCGCCGGGGGCAAAGGCGGATGGGGTGCGTGTCTCCAGTGTCGTGCTGGACCAGGctagtgtgtgtagtgaccaCGGAGATCCCGGTGAATTGCTCCTGGGACCCTCGCAGCTGGTCTCTCTGGCTTGCCTCCAGCCCCTCAAAAGCTCCACTGGTACAAGTCATTGACCGCCAGTCTGGTCTCAGCTGTTGCCAATGGTCTCAGTGTGGTCAGCTCTGGCAGTGGTGCGGTGCCTCTATGATGTGTGGGCTTCTCCGGAGGGTGCCGTGTCGGTGCAGTGGCCTCTGGCTCAGCTGATGGTGGCGATGCGAGGACCTTGTGGACTGGCGGCGGCACGGCAGTAGATTTCCTCAGCTTTCGACAACCTGAGACGGCGTGGGCAgccctcagtctcagtctcacctGAGGTGGGCTCAGTCTCCGGTTGCCTTAGTACCCAGAAGTCGATTAGCTCCAGACACATCCACCTAGCCAGCAGAACCAGTCCAAGATCCATCAGGACATGAAACTCCTTGCCCTCTAAGGCGCATGCGACCTggacccacccacccccatctcctCCGCGGACCAGGTTCCGAAGCGAGCGGTCAGCTGAACTTAGACGAGGTAGGTCTCGAGTGGGCCTTCTGCACTACAGCGGGGCAGCTTCATCGTTGCCTCCGTTGTCTCATTGGTGGTCCTCAGCTGCTACCCCCCTCATCATCCAGGGCTGGGGGCGTTTGCTCCATCAGCTGCTCCTTCCTGCCATCCTCGCAGCGGGGAAACAGCCGGGTTCAGCCTCATTAAGGCTCTTCGAATATATAGCCTTTCGGCTGTGCCCCACCCCACTGCAACTAGTCAATGAGATCTTCAATGTCTTCCAGCGTGGTCAACCCAGA from Clupea harengus chromosome 8, Ch_v2.0.2, whole genome shotgun sequence encodes:
- the gnb2 gene encoding guanine nucleotide-binding protein G(I)/G(S)/G(T) subunit beta-2; its protein translation is MSELEQLRQEAEQLRNQIRDARKACGDSTLTQITAGLDPVGRIQMRTRRTLRGHLAKIYAMHWGTDSRLLVSASQDGKLIIWDSYTTNKMHAIPLRSSWVMTCAYAPSGNFVACGGLDNICSIYSLKTREGNVRVSRELPGHTGYLSCCRFIDDNQIITSSGDTTCALWDIETGQQTTVFSGHSGDVMSLSLAPDSRLFISGACDASIKLWDIRDSMCRQTFTGHESDINAVCFFPSGSAFATGSDDATCRLFDLRADQELGLYSHDNIICGITSVAFSRSGRLLLAGYDDFNCNIWDAMKGDRAGVLAGHDNRVSCLGVTEDGMAVSTGSWDSFLKIWN